The Kitasatospora sp. NBC_00374 genome has a segment encoding these proteins:
- a CDS encoding NPCBM/NEW2 domain-containing protein encodes MSRRTSWRRRALSTLTSLALLTGGAALTATVQLASAPPALALDNGLALTPQMGFNNWNSTWCGADFNEAMVKGIADLFVSKGLKTAGYQYVNLDDCWALPDRDASGNLVPDPVRFPNGIKAVADYVHAKGLKFGIYSSAGSRTCDVKGFPGGLGHEQQDANLWASWGVDYLKYDNCNNQGVDAKLRYTTMRDALKATGRPILLSICEWGANQPWNWAQPVGNSWRTTGDISDSWSSMITIAHQNQQLAPYARPGAWNDPDMLEVGNGGMTGTEYRTHFSLWAQMAAPLLIGTDLRKADAATFDILTNKDVIAVDQDPLGRQGTVVSSSAGKVVMSKPLADGSRSVTLTNEGTSAATVSTTVQAVGIGGATSYAVKDLWSKQSSSTTGAISASVPAHGTVMLRVTPGSPVPPPAGMNRLSDLSWTSAVNGWGPAERDRSNGEAGAGDGRTLALRGAAYSRGLGVHAGSDITYHLGGTCRNLTVDVGVDDEAYGNGSVVFQIWKDGAKAADSGTLTGRDAVRRLSADLTGAADLRLVVTDAGDGLRYDHADWADPKLACGGGPAAGTRPLSDLPWSAAVNGWGPVERDRSNNEAPAGDGHPLTVQGATYAKGLGTHAYSEVTYYLGGDCTSLSTDVGVDDESAVKGSVVFQIWKDATLAADSGLLTYQDAARHLTADLTGALELRLVVTDGGDGASSDHADWAAPQLTC; translated from the coding sequence CTGTCCCGCAGAACCTCCTGGCGCCGCCGAGCGCTCTCGACGCTCACCTCACTCGCGCTGCTGACCGGTGGCGCCGCTCTCACCGCGACCGTCCAGCTGGCGAGCGCCCCTCCCGCACTGGCACTGGACAACGGCCTCGCCCTCACCCCGCAGATGGGTTTCAACAACTGGAACTCCACCTGGTGCGGTGCCGACTTCAACGAGGCGATGGTCAAGGGCATCGCCGACCTCTTCGTCAGCAAGGGCCTCAAGACGGCCGGCTACCAGTACGTCAACCTGGACGACTGCTGGGCACTGCCCGACCGCGACGCCTCCGGCAACCTGGTGCCCGACCCGGTGCGTTTCCCGAACGGCATCAAGGCCGTCGCCGACTACGTGCACGCCAAGGGCCTCAAGTTCGGCATCTACTCCAGCGCCGGAAGCAGGACCTGTGACGTCAAGGGCTTCCCCGGCGGACTGGGCCACGAACAGCAGGACGCCAACCTGTGGGCCTCCTGGGGTGTGGACTACCTCAAGTACGACAACTGCAACAACCAGGGCGTGGACGCCAAGCTCCGGTACACGACCATGCGGGACGCGCTCAAGGCCACCGGCCGACCGATCCTGCTGAGCATCTGCGAGTGGGGCGCCAACCAGCCGTGGAACTGGGCGCAGCCGGTCGGCAACTCCTGGCGCACCACCGGTGACATCAGCGACTCCTGGTCCAGCATGATCACCATCGCGCACCAGAACCAGCAGCTCGCCCCGTACGCCCGCCCGGGTGCCTGGAACGACCCGGACATGCTGGAGGTCGGCAACGGCGGGATGACCGGGACGGAGTACCGCACCCACTTCAGCCTCTGGGCCCAGATGGCCGCCCCGCTGCTGATCGGCACCGACCTGCGGAAGGCCGACGCGGCGACCTTCGACATCCTGACCAACAAGGACGTCATAGCCGTCGACCAGGACCCGCTCGGCCGCCAGGGCACCGTGGTGTCCTCCTCCGCCGGCAAGGTCGTGATGTCCAAGCCGCTGGCGGACGGCAGCCGTTCGGTGACCCTGACCAACGAGGGCACGTCCGCCGCCACCGTCTCCACCACCGTCCAGGCGGTCGGCATCGGCGGCGCCACCTCGTACGCCGTCAAGGACCTGTGGAGCAAGCAGAGCAGCAGCACCACCGGTGCGATCAGCGCCTCGGTGCCGGCGCACGGCACGGTGATGCTCCGGGTCACCCCCGGCAGCCCGGTGCCGCCGCCGGCCGGGATGAACCGGCTCAGCGACCTGTCCTGGACCTCGGCGGTCAACGGCTGGGGCCCGGCCGAGCGGGACCGCAGCAACGGTGAGGCCGGCGCCGGCGACGGGCGCACCCTGGCCCTGCGCGGCGCCGCGTACAGCCGGGGCTTGGGCGTGCACGCCGGCAGCGACATCACCTACCACCTCGGCGGAACCTGCCGGAACCTCACCGTGGACGTGGGGGTGGACGACGAGGCGTACGGCAACGGTTCGGTGGTCTTCCAGATCTGGAAGGACGGCGCCAAGGCCGCCGACAGCGGGACGCTGACCGGTCGCGACGCGGTCAGGCGGCTCAGTGCGGACCTCACCGGCGCCGCCGACCTGCGCCTGGTGGTCACCGACGCCGGCGACGGGCTGCGGTACGACCACGCCGACTGGGCCGACCCCAAGCTGGCCTGCGGCGGCGGCCCGGCGGCCGGCACCCGTCCGCTGAGCGACCTGCCCTGGTCCGCCGCGGTCAACGGCTGGGGCCCGGTCGAGCGGGACCGCAGCAACAACGAGGCCCCGGCCGGCGACGGCCACCCCCTGACCGTCCAGGGCGCGACCTACGCCAAGGGTCTGGGCACCCACGCCTACAGCGAGGTCACCTACTACCTGGGCGGCGACTGCACCTCGCTCAGCACCGACGTGGGCGTGGACGACGAGTCCGCCGTCAAGGGTTCGGTGGTCTTCCAGATCTGGAAGGACGCCACCTTGGCCGCCGACAGCGGTCTGCTCACCTACCAGGACGCGGCCAGGCACCTGACGGCCGATCTGACCGGTGCGCTGGAACTGCGCCTGGTGGTCACCGACGGCGGCGACGGGGCCTCCTCGGACCACGCCGACTGGGCGGCGCCGCAGCTGACCTGCTGA
- a CDS encoding HoxN/HupN/NixA family nickel/cobalt transporter, which yields MSATGRLRDRLTRDEWIRLAGMGGFILALHVIGWFTLLAVIAPQHYDVGGQVFGAGMGLTAYTLGMRHAFDADHIAAIDNTTRKLMGQGKRPLSVGFWFSLGHSSIVFGLCALLAFGIQSLAGQVESDDSSLHDATGLIGVSVSGTFLVLIGLINLGAFNGILKVFRKMREGEYDEAELERQLDKRGFMNRILGRVTRAVTKPWHMYPVGLLFGLGFDTATEVSLLVLAGGAAAFSLPWYALLVLPVLFAAGMSLLDTIDGSFMNFAYEWAFSKPVRKIYYNLTVTGLSVLVALVIGVIELVGLLGEKLEITSGPVGWIAGLDLNMVGYVIVGLFVLTWIGAVAYWKFGRVEQKWSATVREPAPVQD from the coding sequence ATGTCAGCGACTGGCCGACTGCGCGACCGGCTCACCCGGGACGAGTGGATCCGTCTCGCGGGGATGGGCGGTTTCATCCTCGCCCTGCACGTCATCGGATGGTTCACCCTGCTGGCGGTCATCGCCCCCCAGCACTACGACGTCGGCGGCCAGGTCTTCGGCGCCGGCATGGGCCTGACGGCCTACACGCTGGGGATGAGACACGCCTTCGACGCCGACCACATCGCGGCCATCGACAACACCACCCGCAAGCTGATGGGGCAGGGCAAGCGGCCGCTCTCGGTGGGCTTCTGGTTCTCGCTGGGCCACTCGTCCATCGTCTTCGGCCTGTGCGCGCTGCTCGCCTTCGGCATCCAGTCACTGGCCGGCCAGGTCGAGTCGGACGACTCCTCGCTGCACGACGCCACCGGCCTGATCGGCGTCTCGGTCTCCGGCACCTTCCTGGTGCTGATCGGCCTGATCAACCTCGGCGCCTTCAACGGCATCCTCAAGGTGTTCCGCAAGATGCGCGAGGGCGAGTACGACGAGGCGGAGTTGGAGCGGCAGCTGGACAAGCGCGGCTTCATGAACCGGATCCTCGGCCGGGTCACCCGGGCGGTCACCAAGCCCTGGCACATGTACCCGGTCGGCCTGCTCTTCGGACTCGGTTTCGACACCGCGACCGAGGTCTCGCTGCTGGTACTGGCGGGCGGCGCGGCGGCCTTCTCGCTGCCCTGGTACGCCCTGCTGGTGCTGCCGGTGCTGTTCGCGGCGGGCATGAGCCTGCTGGACACCATCGACGGCTCGTTCATGAACTTCGCCTACGAGTGGGCCTTCTCCAAGCCGGTCCGCAAGATCTACTACAACCTCACCGTGACCGGCCTCTCGGTGCTGGTGGCCCTGGTGATCGGCGTGATCGAGCTGGTCGGGCTGCTCGGCGAGAAGCTGGAGATCACCTCGGGCCCGGTCGGCTGGATCGCCGGGCTCGACCTCAACATGGTGGGCTACGTCATCGTCGGCCTGTTCGTGCTGACCTGGATCGGCGCGGTCGCGTACTGGAAGTTCGGCCGGGTCGAGCAGAAGTGGTCGGCGACCGTCCGCGAGCCCGCCCCCGTCCAGGACTGA